A window from Variovorax sp. PBL-E5 encodes these proteins:
- the kynA gene encoding tryptophan 2,3-dioxygenase, with the protein MSTEKIVHDEKAQLDFSASMSYSDYLSLDAILNAQHPKSPAHDEMLFIVQHQTSELWMKLMLHELRAAIRCVATDDLSSAFKMLARVSRIMEQLVHAWDVLATMTPPEYSAMRPYLGSSSGFQSWQYRCIEFALGNKNAAMLKPHAHRPDLLAEVEQAWRAPSLYDEALRLLARRGLDVPADHVERDWTQPYELSDGVEQAWLVIYRDPKNHWDLYQLGEELTDLEDAFRLWRFRHVTTVERVIGFKRGTGGTGGVSYLRKMLDVVLFPEIWKLRTDL; encoded by the coding sequence ATGAGCACCGAAAAGATCGTCCACGACGAAAAGGCGCAGCTCGATTTCAGCGCCTCGATGAGCTACAGCGACTACCTGAGCCTCGACGCCATCCTCAACGCCCAGCATCCGAAGTCGCCCGCGCACGACGAGATGCTCTTCATCGTCCAGCACCAGACCAGCGAACTCTGGATGAAGCTGATGCTGCATGAGCTGCGCGCCGCGATCCGCTGCGTGGCGACCGACGACCTGTCGAGCGCCTTCAAGATGCTGGCGCGCGTCTCGCGCATCATGGAGCAGCTGGTGCATGCCTGGGACGTGCTGGCCACCATGACACCGCCCGAGTACAGCGCGATGCGGCCCTACCTCGGCAGCTCCAGCGGCTTCCAGAGCTGGCAGTACCGCTGCATCGAATTCGCGCTCGGCAACAAGAACGCCGCCATGCTCAAGCCGCATGCGCATCGCCCCGACCTGCTGGCCGAGGTCGAGCAGGCCTGGCGCGCACCCTCGCTCTACGACGAGGCATTGCGCCTGCTCGCGCGCCGCGGGCTCGATGTGCCGGCCGACCATGTCGAGCGCGACTGGACGCAGCCCTACGAACTCAGCGATGGCGTCGAACAGGCCTGGCTGGTGATCTATCGCGATCCGAAGAACCACTGGGACCTCTATCAGCTCGGCGAGGAGCTAACGGACCTCGAAGACGCTTTCCGCCTCTGGCGCTTCCGCCACGTGACCACCGTGGAGCGGGTGATCGGCTTCAAGCGCGGGACCGGCGGGACCGGCGGCGTGAGCTATCTTCGCAAGATGCTCGACGTGGTGCTGTTTCCCGAGATCTGGAAGTTGCGAACGGATCTCTAG
- a CDS encoding SMI1/KNR4 family protein: protein MTTDFFNEAELGLLREHGIVLFAKRVIFDARPPMPADQIAAVQAVCAGPLPPELLALWRQTAGGRIDYDLHLRMNGCEEAVSWTELFWNGSDTAQTLRGWIAHELEGAAQAPREGAWDGKLVSLPIGGFEDSDRIYAVVEPGADHGHILAWKQGLPQPWAHAMHEDGMTTLAADLCAAFEVLHLDEDPLEAIGDYFTGQALLEYLDERHEAHALSLELMDRLIAFYRRAMVDWRTPLADGTLGRDGPLSRIALRHAIATDDAALIDRLAAADVALDGPLLGSAIATDLAVSHGAHAAAAALVHAGAPVAPDALDAIDSALSPDLAALLLAHGAQPSATAIAECVACGAPAAARLIAEAYAQAHDDLPAAYAAVRDDLLAELESALADVRTGEVSHYLGADELAHRIDHLQTFSL, encoded by the coding sequence ATGACCACCGATTTCTTCAACGAAGCCGAACTGGGCCTCTTGCGCGAGCACGGCATCGTGCTCTTCGCCAAGCGCGTGATCTTCGATGCCCGGCCGCCGATGCCGGCCGACCAGATCGCCGCGGTGCAGGCCGTCTGCGCCGGCCCGCTGCCGCCCGAGCTCCTTGCGCTGTGGCGGCAGACCGCCGGCGGGCGCATCGACTACGACCTTCACCTGCGCATGAATGGCTGCGAGGAAGCGGTGAGCTGGACCGAACTGTTCTGGAACGGCAGCGACACCGCGCAGACGCTGCGCGGATGGATCGCGCACGAGCTCGAAGGCGCCGCGCAAGCCCCGCGCGAGGGCGCCTGGGACGGCAAGCTCGTCAGCCTTCCCATCGGCGGTTTCGAAGACAGCGACCGCATCTACGCCGTCGTCGAGCCGGGCGCGGACCATGGCCACATCCTCGCGTGGAAACAGGGGCTGCCCCAGCCATGGGCGCATGCGATGCACGAAGACGGCATGACCACGCTCGCGGCCGACCTGTGTGCGGCGTTCGAGGTGCTGCATCTCGACGAGGATCCGCTCGAAGCGATCGGCGACTATTTCACCGGACAGGCACTGCTCGAGTACCTCGACGAGCGGCACGAGGCGCATGCACTGTCCCTCGAACTCATGGACCGGCTGATCGCGTTCTACCGCCGCGCGATGGTCGACTGGCGCACGCCGCTGGCCGATGGCACGCTGGGCCGAGACGGGCCGCTCTCGCGCATCGCACTGCGCCACGCGATCGCCACCGATGACGCGGCGCTGATCGATCGGCTGGCCGCAGCCGACGTCGCGCTCGACGGTCCGCTGCTCGGCAGCGCGATCGCGACCGACTTGGCGGTGAGCCACGGCGCCCACGCGGCCGCTGCGGCGCTGGTGCACGCCGGCGCGCCCGTCGCGCCGGATGCGCTCGATGCGATCGACAGCGCGCTGTCGCCCGACCTGGCGGCGCTGTTGCTGGCGCATGGCGCCCAGCCCAGCGCGACGGCCATCGCCGAGTGCGTGGCCTGCGGCGCACCCGCGGCTGCACGCCTGATCGCCGAGGCCTACGCACAAGCCCACGACGATCTGCCGGCCGCCTATGCCGCGGTCAGGGACGACCTGCTCGCCGAACTCGAAAGCGCCTTGGCCGACGTGCGCACCGGCGAGGTCAGCCACTACCTCGGCGCTGACGAACTCGCGCACCGCATCGACCACCTTCAGACCTTCAGTCTCTGA
- a CDS encoding FAD-dependent monooxygenase, whose protein sequence is MAAAHVLIAGGGIAGLASALALGRRGHRIELLEQALVFGEAGAGIQLGPNVTRRLQALGVGPALMRIAARPDALVVRSALDGGEIARLPLGNAMLHSYGAPYLCAHRADLHALMLAAVRASGAVTLNTGVRVAEVVARGGAVCASSADARAWESDVLIGADGLWSAVRSCVTDAAPPRTTGHTAWRALVRQSALPRTLRSTQVSVWLGPRLHAVAYPVRRGEALNVVVLAEAAPAGDARDWDQSTSLAALQAATGHTGTALQGLLEAMPSWRAWTLSDRPPLRGPQQMAGERVALAGDAAHPMLPYLAQGAGMAIEDAVALADALGGGPSETVPAALARYADARWQRNAQVQARARRNGDIFHATGLLRAGRDAALRLLGARLLDVPWLYGG, encoded by the coding sequence ATGGCGGCAGCGCATGTCCTGATCGCAGGCGGAGGCATCGCGGGCCTGGCGAGCGCGCTGGCGCTGGGGCGCCGCGGCCATCGCATCGAGCTGCTCGAACAGGCCCTGGTCTTCGGCGAGGCCGGTGCCGGCATCCAGCTCGGACCCAACGTCACGCGCCGTTTGCAGGCGCTGGGCGTCGGGCCGGCCCTGATGCGCATCGCGGCCCGGCCCGACGCACTGGTCGTGCGCAGCGCCCTCGACGGCGGCGAGATCGCCCGCCTGCCGCTCGGCAACGCGATGCTCCACAGCTACGGCGCGCCCTACCTCTGCGCGCACCGTGCGGACCTGCATGCCTTGATGCTGGCAGCCGTGCGTGCGAGCGGGGCCGTGACGCTCAACACCGGCGTCCGCGTGGCCGAGGTGGTGGCGCGCGGCGGTGCGGTCTGCGCGTCCAGCGCCGATGCGCGGGCCTGGGAAAGCGATGTGCTGATCGGCGCCGACGGTCTCTGGAGCGCGGTGCGATCCTGCGTCACGGACGCTGCGCCGCCGCGCACGACCGGTCACACGGCCTGGCGCGCGCTGGTCCGGCAGTCGGCGCTGCCCAGGACGCTGCGCAGCACGCAGGTCAGCGTCTGGCTCGGACCGCGCCTGCATGCGGTGGCCTATCCGGTGCGCCGCGGCGAGGCGCTCAATGTGGTGGTGCTGGCCGAGGCGGCGCCCGCCGGCGATGCGCGCGACTGGGACCAGTCCACCAGCCTCGCCGCCCTGCAGGCGGCGACCGGCCATACCGGCACTGCGCTGCAGGGCTTGCTCGAAGCGATGCCGTCATGGCGTGCCTGGACACTCAGCGATCGGCCGCCGCTCAGGGGTCCGCAGCAGATGGCCGGCGAGCGCGTGGCCTTGGCGGGCGATGCGGCGCATCCGATGCTGCCTTACCTGGCGCAAGGCGCCGGCATGGCGATCGAGGATGCGGTCGCGCTGGCGGATGCGCTGGGCGGCGGCCCGTCGGAAACGGTGCCGGCCGCGCTCGCGCGCTATGCCGACGCGCGCTGGCAGCGCAACGCGCAGGTGCAGGCACGTGCACGGCGCAACGGCGACATCTTCCATGCCACGGGCCTTCTGCGTGCGGGTCGCGACGCGGCGCTGCGCCTGCTCGGCGCCCGGCTGCTCGACGTGCCGTGGCTCTACGGCGGCTGA
- a CDS encoding DUF6587 family protein, translated as MTQEIVVALIVALAALYAVWRWMPAPWRRAAAAGLAAGSQRAGLVDAQRAEALAASLAKSSGCGACDSCGACTPKSAPSSEPESGTPATRLR; from the coding sequence ATGACCCAAGAGATCGTCGTTGCGCTGATCGTCGCGCTCGCCGCGCTCTACGCCGTCTGGCGCTGGATGCCGGCGCCCTGGCGCCGCGCTGCGGCCGCCGGGCTTGCCGCGGGTTCGCAGCGCGCAGGGCTGGTGGACGCGCAGCGCGCCGAAGCGCTGGCGGCCTCGCTCGCCAAATCCTCGGGCTGCGGTGCGTGCGACAGCTGCGGTGCCTGCACGCCGAAAAGCGCTCCCTCCTCCGAGCCGGAATCCGGAACGCCCGCAACGCGCCTTCGCTGA
- the feoB gene encoding ferrous iron transporter B, translating into MVEATLRFQPGAAVSAAPPDRIALLGNPNCGKTALFNLLTGSRQKVANYAGVTVERKEGHLRTAAGRRVFVLDLPGAYSLNALSADEAVTRDVVTGKSKEALPDLLVCVTDATNLRLNLRLVLEAKRLGLPMVMALNMTDMAKKQGIAVDVAALSRELGVPVIETVGVHTGGAQGLLEALDTPVVAAAPRSWQAPGLDDVLATQREVRRILGLAVREPVGSLVTSDRIDRVVMHPVWGMGVLGVTLFLMFQAVFSWANVPMDAIKAGTDALGAFIRDVMPPGMLQSLLVDGVIAGAGSVIVFLPQILILFLFILALEDSGYLPRAAFLLDRVMGTVGLSGRSFIPLLSSFACAIPGVMATRTISNWRDRLTTIMIAPLMTCSARLPVYALLIAAFIPERSVGGVFNLQGLVLFALYLFGIVSAMAVAWAMKRFRDNQQHSPLMMELPAYRWPSVRNLALGLYERAWIFLQRVGTIILTLTILLWFLSTFPSPPEGATGPAIQYSLAGMIGRGLEYIFAPIGFNWQISIALVPGMAAREVAVGALGTVYALSATGEDVAGQLGPLIAGSWSLATALSLLVWYVFAPQCVSTLAAVKRETGSWRYVWIMAGYLFALAYIACLITYRVALAFTGG; encoded by the coding sequence ATGGTTGAGGCCACGCTGCGTTTCCAGCCGGGTGCTGCGGTATCGGCCGCGCCGCCGGATCGCATCGCGCTGCTCGGCAATCCCAACTGCGGCAAGACCGCGCTCTTCAATCTGCTGACCGGCAGCCGCCAGAAGGTGGCCAACTACGCCGGGGTCACGGTCGAGCGCAAGGAAGGGCATCTGCGCACGGCCGCCGGCCGGCGCGTCTTCGTGCTCGATCTGCCGGGTGCCTACAGCCTCAATGCGCTCTCGGCCGACGAGGCCGTCACGCGCGACGTGGTCACCGGCAAGAGCAAGGAAGCGCTGCCCGATCTGCTGGTGTGCGTGACCGACGCCACCAACCTGCGCCTCAACCTGCGGCTGGTGCTGGAAGCCAAGCGCCTCGGCCTGCCGATGGTGATGGCGCTCAACATGACCGACATGGCGAAGAAGCAGGGCATCGCGGTCGATGTCGCTGCGCTGTCGCGCGAGCTCGGCGTGCCGGTGATCGAGACCGTCGGCGTCCACACGGGCGGGGCGCAAGGGCTGCTGGAAGCGCTCGACACGCCCGTGGTCGCCGCAGCGCCGCGGTCCTGGCAGGCGCCGGGGCTGGATGACGTGCTCGCTACCCAGCGCGAGGTGCGTCGCATCCTCGGCCTGGCGGTGCGCGAGCCGGTCGGCAGCCTGGTCACCAGCGACCGCATCGACCGCGTGGTGATGCATCCCGTGTGGGGCATGGGGGTGCTCGGCGTCACGCTGTTCCTGATGTTCCAGGCCGTGTTCAGCTGGGCCAACGTGCCGATGGACGCGATCAAGGCCGGCACCGACGCGCTGGGCGCCTTCATCAGGGATGTGATGCCGCCGGGCATGCTGCAAAGCCTGCTGGTCGATGGCGTCATCGCGGGGGCCGGCAGCGTGATCGTGTTTCTGCCGCAGATCCTGATCCTGTTCCTCTTCATCCTCGCGCTGGAAGATTCGGGCTACCTGCCGCGCGCGGCCTTCCTGCTCGACCGCGTGATGGGCACGGTGGGCCTGTCGGGCCGCTCCTTCATTCCGCTGCTGTCGAGCTTTGCCTGCGCGATTCCCGGCGTGATGGCCACGCGCACCATCAGCAACTGGCGCGACCGGCTGACCACCATCATGATCGCGCCGCTCATGACCTGCTCGGCGCGGCTGCCGGTCTATGCGCTACTGATCGCGGCCTTCATCCCTGAACGCAGCGTCGGCGGTGTGTTCAATCTCCAGGGGCTGGTGCTGTTCGCGCTGTATCTGTTCGGCATCGTTTCTGCGATGGCCGTGGCCTGGGCGATGAAGCGCTTTCGCGACAACCAGCAGCATTCGCCGCTGATGATGGAGTTGCCGGCCTATCGCTGGCCCAGCGTGCGCAACCTCGCGCTCGGCCTTTACGAGCGCGCATGGATCTTCCTGCAGCGCGTGGGCACGATCATCCTCACGCTGACGATCCTGCTGTGGTTCCTGTCGACCTTTCCCTCGCCGCCCGAAGGCGCGACCGGGCCGGCGATCCAGTACAGCCTGGCCGGCATGATCGGCCGCGGGCTCGAATACATCTTTGCGCCGATCGGCTTCAACTGGCAGATCTCGATCGCGCTGGTGCCCGGCATGGCGGCGCGCGAAGTGGCGGTGGGCGCGCTCGGCACGGTGTATGCGCTCTCGGCCACCGGCGAGGACGTGGCCGGCCAGCTCGGGCCGCTGATCGCGGGCAGCTGGTCGCTGGCGACCGCGCTGTCGCTGCTGGTCTGGTACGTGTTCGCGCCGCAATGCGTCTCGACGTTGGCCGCCGTCAAGCGCGAGACCGGTTCGTGGCGCTATGTGTGGATCATGGCGGGCTATCTGTTCGCGCTGGCCTATATTGCATGCCTGATCACCTACCGGGTGGCGCTCGCATTCACTGGAGGATGA
- a CDS encoding FeoA family protein yields the protein MTGVASATISLDQLPNRQWATVLDVVRPREPDEQELVLRLTEIGFVPGEAVCIVASGVPGREPLAVRLGHTTFALRRHEAALIRVTPGAVNHG from the coding sequence ATGACCGGCGTGGCTTCGGCCACCATCTCCCTTGACCAGCTTCCCAATCGCCAGTGGGCGACGGTGCTCGATGTGGTGCGCCCTCGCGAGCCGGACGAGCAGGAGCTGGTGTTGCGCCTGACCGAGATCGGCTTCGTGCCGGGCGAGGCCGTGTGCATCGTCGCCAGCGGCGTGCCGGGCCGCGAGCCGCTGGCCGTGCGCCTGGGTCACACGACCTTCGCCTTGCGTCGGCACGAGGCTGCGCTCATTCGCGTCACGCCGGGGGCGGTGAACCATGGTTGA
- a CDS encoding C13 family peptidase produces the protein MLLAPRVTAAPTPWQLLVLVLLPNLLAIGVQRFEVDGPARFNAAAELNVLWASALMVWVGWGALYRRPLSAGADADGAPLGRWFVLATWAGAPCYLLMTGMSLAYMRGWLPKPLTTVSGFWAVYGVLLGWWFVAAVRLAARYMPTRQRLFLFVPGILAILAIGIWQGMQEDQERIWLRDTSASTEPRRPRLQLTQEVFEEQQAIWQRSVAAITPRRPGEPNVYGLVFAPYATDDVFLREGTMVAHLLEDRFDAQGHVLKLINHPTTTHELPWATPLNLQRAVKAIAARMDPDKDLLVVYLTSHGGSDFQLAAAHWPLTVVPLTPEALKQALDSAGIRHRVIAISACFSGGWIEPLANEDSLVMTAADAEHTSYGCGRLSELTFFGRAVFDEQLRKSRSFEQAFAAAVPVIRQREIDAGKEDGFSNPQIRVGAHIRPMLDRLAQRLGQTQN, from the coding sequence GTGCTGCTCGCACCCCGCGTCACGGCGGCGCCAACGCCGTGGCAACTGCTCGTGCTCGTGCTGCTTCCCAACCTGCTTGCCATCGGCGTCCAGCGCTTCGAGGTCGACGGCCCGGCTCGCTTCAACGCCGCCGCCGAACTCAACGTGCTGTGGGCCAGCGCGCTGATGGTGTGGGTGGGCTGGGGCGCGCTCTATCGGCGCCCTTTATCGGCCGGCGCCGATGCAGACGGCGCCCCTCTCGGCCGATGGTTCGTCCTGGCGACCTGGGCTGGAGCGCCTTGCTATCTGCTGATGACGGGAATGTCACTCGCCTACATGCGCGGCTGGCTGCCGAAGCCGCTCACCACGGTATCGGGTTTCTGGGCCGTCTACGGCGTCTTGCTCGGATGGTGGTTCGTCGCGGCGGTGCGTCTGGCGGCGCGCTACATGCCGACTCGACAGCGCCTCTTCCTGTTTGTCCCGGGCATCCTGGCGATCCTGGCGATCGGCATCTGGCAGGGCATGCAGGAGGATCAGGAACGCATCTGGCTGCGCGACACCAGCGCATCGACCGAGCCCCGGCGTCCGAGGCTGCAGCTCACGCAGGAAGTGTTCGAAGAGCAGCAGGCGATCTGGCAGCGCAGCGTCGCGGCCATCACGCCGCGGCGGCCCGGCGAGCCGAACGTCTACGGCCTCGTGTTCGCGCCCTACGCGACCGACGATGTCTTCCTGCGTGAAGGCACCATGGTCGCGCACCTGCTCGAAGACCGCTTCGACGCGCAAGGCCATGTGCTGAAGCTCATCAACCATCCCACCACCACGCACGAACTGCCCTGGGCCACGCCGCTCAACCTGCAACGCGCGGTGAAGGCGATCGCAGCGCGCATGGACCCCGACAAGGATCTCCTCGTGGTCTACCTCACCTCGCACGGCGGCAGCGACTTTCAGCTCGCCGCGGCGCACTGGCCGCTCACCGTGGTACCGCTCACGCCCGAGGCCCTCAAGCAAGCGCTCGATTCGGCGGGCATCCGGCACCGGGTGATTGCCATCTCGGCCTGCTTTTCGGGCGGCTGGATCGAGCCGCTCGCCAACGAGGACAGTCTCGTCATGACCGCCGCCGATGCCGAGCACACCTCCTACGGCTGCGGCCGGCTGTCCGAACTCACCTTCTTCGGGCGCGCGGTCTTCGACGAGCAATTGCGCAAGAGTCGCTCCTTCGAGCAGGCTTTCGCGGCGGCCGTCCCCGTGATCCGCCAGCGTGAAATCGATGCCGGCAAGGAAGATGGCTTCTCGAATCCCCAGATCCGTGTCGGCGCGCACATCCGGCCGATGCTGGACCGGCTGGCGCAACGGCTCGGCCAGACTCAGAACTGA
- the acnA gene encoding aconitate hydratase AcnA — MAKEPAHAFASTLKTFKTASGKSGKYWSLKELAKRYPNVDKLPVSIRIVLESVLRNCDGQKVTAEHVEQLANWAPNAERTEEIPFVVTRVVLQDFTGVPLLADLAAMRSVADKLGKSPKTIEPLVPVDLVVDHSVMVDYYGTPKALDLNMKLEFQRNNERYQFMKWGMQAFDTFRVVPPGFGIVHQVNLEYFARGVYKNPNDQGDPPVYYPDSLVGTDSHTTMVNGIGVVGWGVGGIEAEAAMLGQPVYMLTPDVVGFELSGQLREGVTATDLVLYVTAILRGEKVVGKFVEFFGPGAATITVPDRATIGNMAPEYGATMGFFPVDEMTVAYFEGTGRTAKEIERFEAYYKAQGLFGMPAPGELHYTKVVRLDLGTVSPSLAGPKRPQDRIDLGHLATKFSELYSKPNEANGFNQPAEKLRLRHPLSHQGEAAEQEPPMPKPGAPLAEVEMFANRSTKAAAHVGATAPPPPKGEVTIGNGDVLIAAITSCTNTSNPSVMLAAGLLAKKAVQAGLRVKPHVKTSLAPGSRMVTEYLEKAGLLPYLERLGFYLAGYGCTTCIGNSGDLTPEINEVITQNNLIGAAVLSGNRNFEARIHPNIKANFLASPPLVVAYAIAGSVMVDLMTEPVGKGKHGKDVYLGDIWPSMQEIDENLRYATNAKAFRKNYEQIKDNPGKLWSSIKGTSGQVYDWPKSTYIAEPPFFEGFKMQPHAADAGFTGARVMALFGDSITTDHISPAGSIKEDSPAGIWLKANGVSKADFNSYGSRRGNHDVMVRGTFANVRIKNLMLPPDANGTQEEGGYTRLQPGNEKMFIYDAAMKYMAKGVPTVVFGGEEYGTGSSRDWAAKGTQLLGIKAVIARSFERIHRANLVGMGVLPLQFRGADSWQALNLTGDEEVDVVIGGELKPQMDVKLVIRRADGTHQEVTVRLRIDTPIEVDYYQHGGILPFVLRQLLAG, encoded by the coding sequence ATGGCCAAAGAACCGGCACACGCCTTCGCTTCTACGCTCAAGACCTTCAAGACTGCATCGGGGAAGTCCGGCAAATACTGGTCGCTCAAGGAACTCGCCAAGCGCTATCCCAACGTCGACAAGCTGCCGGTCTCGATCCGCATCGTGCTCGAATCGGTGCTGCGCAACTGCGACGGCCAGAAGGTCACGGCCGAGCACGTCGAGCAGCTCGCCAACTGGGCGCCGAACGCCGAACGCACCGAGGAGATTCCCTTCGTCGTGACGCGCGTGGTGCTGCAGGATTTCACCGGCGTGCCGCTGCTCGCGGACTTGGCCGCCATGCGCAGCGTGGCCGACAAGCTCGGCAAGTCGCCCAAGACCATCGAGCCGCTGGTCCCCGTCGACCTGGTGGTCGACCACTCGGTGATGGTGGACTACTACGGCACGCCCAAGGCGCTCGATCTCAACATGAAGCTTGAGTTCCAGCGCAACAACGAGCGCTACCAGTTCATGAAGTGGGGCATGCAGGCCTTCGACACCTTTCGCGTCGTGCCGCCGGGCTTCGGCATCGTGCACCAGGTCAATCTGGAGTACTTCGCGCGCGGCGTCTACAAGAACCCGAACGACCAGGGCGACCCGCCCGTCTACTACCCCGACTCGCTGGTGGGCACCGACAGCCACACCACGATGGTCAACGGCATCGGCGTGGTGGGCTGGGGCGTGGGCGGCATCGAGGCCGAGGCCGCGATGCTCGGGCAGCCGGTCTACATGCTCACGCCCGACGTGGTGGGTTTCGAGCTCAGCGGCCAGCTGCGCGAAGGCGTGACGGCGACCGATCTGGTGCTGTACGTCACGGCAATCCTGCGCGGCGAGAAGGTGGTGGGCAAGTTCGTCGAGTTCTTCGGTCCCGGCGCCGCGACGATCACGGTGCCCGACCGCGCGACCATCGGCAACATGGCGCCGGAGTACGGTGCCACGATGGGATTCTTCCCGGTCGACGAGATGACGGTGGCCTACTTCGAGGGCACCGGCCGCACCGCCAAGGAGATCGAGCGCTTCGAGGCCTACTACAAGGCGCAGGGCCTGTTCGGCATGCCCGCGCCCGGCGAGCTCCACTACACCAAGGTGGTCCGGCTCGACCTCGGCACCGTGTCACCCAGCCTGGCCGGCCCGAAGCGGCCGCAGGACCGCATCGACCTCGGCCATCTCGCGACCAAATTCTCCGAGCTCTACAGCAAGCCGAACGAGGCCAACGGCTTCAACCAGCCGGCCGAGAAGCTCAGGCTGCGCCATCCGCTGTCGCACCAGGGCGAAGCGGCGGAGCAGGAACCCCCGATGCCGAAGCCGGGCGCGCCCCTCGCCGAGGTCGAGATGTTCGCCAACCGGTCCACCAAGGCGGCTGCCCACGTGGGCGCCACGGCGCCGCCGCCGCCCAAGGGCGAGGTGACGATCGGCAACGGTGACGTGCTGATCGCGGCCATCACCTCGTGCACCAACACCTCGAACCCGAGCGTGATGCTGGCCGCCGGCCTGCTCGCCAAGAAGGCGGTGCAGGCGGGTCTCCGCGTCAAGCCGCATGTCAAGACTTCGCTCGCGCCGGGCTCGCGCATGGTGACCGAATACCTCGAGAAGGCCGGCCTGCTGCCCTACCTCGAGAGGCTCGGCTTCTACCTCGCGGGCTACGGCTGCACGACCTGCATCGGCAATTCGGGCGATCTCACGCCCGAGATCAACGAAGTCATCACCCAGAACAACCTCATCGGTGCCGCCGTGCTGTCGGGCAACCGCAACTTCGAGGCGCGCATCCATCCGAACATCAAGGCCAACTTCCTGGCCTCGCCGCCGCTGGTGGTGGCGTATGCGATCGCGGGCAGCGTGATGGTCGACCTGATGACCGAGCCGGTCGGCAAAGGCAAGCACGGCAAGGACGTCTACCTGGGCGACATCTGGCCCAGCATGCAGGAGATCGACGAGAACCTGCGCTATGCGACGAACGCCAAGGCCTTCCGCAAGAACTACGAGCAGATCAAGGACAACCCGGGCAAGCTGTGGAGCAGCATCAAGGGCACGTCGGGCCAGGTGTACGACTGGCCGAAGTCCACCTACATCGCCGAGCCGCCGTTCTTCGAGGGCTTCAAGATGCAGCCGCATGCCGCCGATGCGGGATTCACCGGCGCGCGGGTCATGGCGCTGTTCGGCGACTCGATCACCACCGACCACATTTCGCCGGCCGGCTCTATCAAGGAAGATTCACCGGCCGGTATCTGGCTCAAGGCGAACGGCGTGTCGAAGGCCGACTTCAACAGCTACGGCTCGCGCCGCGGCAACCATGACGTGATGGTGCGCGGCACCTTCGCCAACGTGCGCATCAAGAACCTGATGCTGCCGCCCGATGCCAATGGCACGCAGGAAGAGGGCGGCTACACGCGCTTGCAGCCCGGCAACGAGAAGATGTTCATCTACGACGCCGCCATGAAGTACATGGCCAAGGGCGTGCCGACCGTGGTGTTCGGCGGCGAGGAATACGGCACCGGTTCATCGCGCGACTGGGCTGCCAAGGGCACGCAGCTGCTCGGCATCAAGGCCGTCATCGCGCGCAGCTTCGAGCGCATCCACCGCGCCAACCTGGTCGGCATGGGCGTGCTGCCGCTGCAGTTCCGCGGCGCCGATTCCTGGCAGGCGCTGAACCTCACCGGCGACGAGGAAGTCGACGTGGTGATCGGCGGCGAACTCAAGCCGCAGATGGACGTCAAGCTGGTGATCCGGCGCGCCGACGGCACACACCAGGAGGTCACGGTGCGCCTGCGCATCGACACGCCGATCGAGGTCGACTACTACCAGCACGGCGGGATCCTGCCGTTCGTGCTGCGGCAGTTGCTGGCGGGCTGA
- a CDS encoding helix-turn-helix domain-containing protein, with protein MTSHTLQPTAADSFGTHLRHWRQHRRLSQLDLANEAQVSTRHLSYVETGRAEPSREMVLRLAERLEVPLRERNALLVAAGYAPMYRQRSLDDPALASARRAVDLVLKGHEPFPALAVDRHWNLVAHNALVPLLMAGAAAELVTPPINVLRLSLHPDGLAPRTANLTQWRAHLLERLQQQIAATGDAVLVALHDELAAYPAPSVSHDTPAAGGELAGVVVPFQLVTPNGVLSFISTTTIFGTPVDVTLQELAVESFFPADAQTAAALTALASQPRD; from the coding sequence ATGACTTCGCACACCCTGCAACCCACGGCCGCCGATTCCTTCGGCACCCATCTGCGCCACTGGCGCCAGCACCGCCGCCTGAGCCAGCTCGACCTCGCGAACGAAGCGCAGGTGTCGACGCGCCATCTGAGCTATGTCGAGACCGGCCGCGCCGAGCCCAGCCGCGAGATGGTGCTGCGGCTCGCGGAGCGGCTCGAGGTACCGCTGCGCGAGCGCAACGCGCTGCTGGTGGCGGCCGGCTATGCACCGATGTACCGGCAGCGCTCGCTCGACGACCCGGCCCTCGCGTCGGCCCGCCGCGCGGTCGACCTCGTGCTCAAGGGCCACGAGCCCTTCCCGGCGCTGGCGGTCGATCGCCACTGGAACCTGGTGGCGCACAACGCGCTGGTGCCGCTGCTGATGGCGGGAGCCGCCGCCGAGCTGGTCACGCCGCCGATCAACGTGCTGCGGCTCAGCCTGCATCCCGATGGCCTCGCGCCGAGGACCGCGAACCTCACGCAATGGCGCGCGCACCTGCTCGAACGTCTGCAGCAGCAGATTGCCGCCACCGGCGACGCCGTCCTGGTCGCGCTGCACGACGAGCTGGCCGCCTATCCGGCGCCCAGCGTGAGCCACGACACGCCGGCCGCCGGCGGCGAACTCGCGGGCGTGGTGGTGCCCTTCCAGCTGGTGACGCCGAACGGCGTGCTGAGCTTCATCAGCACCACCACGATCTTCGGCACGCCGGTGGACGTCACGCTGCAGGAACTGGCCGTGGAGTCGTTCTTTCCGGCGGATGCGCAGACGGCGGCTGCATTGACGGCGCTGGCATCCCAGCCGCGCGACTGA